The following is a genomic window from Verrucomicrobiia bacterium.
GCTGGGGGAGTTCGATGCGGACCCAGGCACCCTCGCGCCGGTCGGCGATCCAGCAACGGCCGTTGCCGTAGCGGCCGTCGTTGATGCCGGCCAGTTCATGGATGGCGTAGCCGGGGAGGGTGCCTGAGGCGGTGGCGCGCCCGCCGTGGGCGGCCAGGGCAAGGTTCCGCGTTTCGTCGTCCGGGCCGTAGATCTCGATCGCGTCGAAGCCCGGCTCGCCCCAATTGGTGGCGTGGATCGTGAAGCGAATGTGGCGGGCGGGAACGGGGGGAAATTCCTCGACGGTTCGGCGTGGATGAACCGGTTCCCGCAGGGCCGCTGACCCGGGCCACGGGGCGAGCAGGACACACCCCGCCAGCCCCAGTGCAAGAAGGCGATGGAAGGTCGGGCGGCGCATTGAAGCGGAGGTGAGGGAGGTCTAGGCGCGATGGGACATCCGCTCAATCCCGGAGTGCGTCCCGAGGCGGATTCCCGTGCAGCCCGGAGTGGTGGGGAGAGGTGCGAACATCGCGAAGCGTCGCTGCCGGGAGGAGGGGGGAGGCCCGGCCTCGAAATCGAAATCGAGGTCAACATCCGACAAGGCCCTGCGGTCCGCTCGGGCGCAACTCCATGTTGTCGGAGATGCGATCGGTCAAGGGATACGACGAGGGGACCGCCGGGATCGGGGATCCGAGATCAGGGATCGAGTACGGGCACCGCGGGTCGGGATGATTACGATTACGATTACGATTACGATTACGAGTACGATTACGATTACGAGTACGAGACTGAGACAGGGAAAAGATGACCTGCTTCCTACATCCACCCGATCGGGGGGGTGGCGCACCACCGGGCGTTCCGGCTAAGGTGGCGCAACCGCCTGGCGAGCACACCGAATGCGCGCGCCCGGAGGTGCGAACCGACCATGAACGCGAACCCGATCAGTCATGCGGGCCGATGGATGATGCGGCGCCGCGATTTCCTGCGGTACGGCGGCACCGGGCTGAGCGGCCTGGCCCTGACGACCTTGTTGTCGGAGCAGGGGCTGCTGCGGGCCGGCACGGGGCCGATCCGTCCGGAATGGAACCCCGAAGACCCCCTGGCGCCGCGGCAACCTCACTTCCCGGCCAAGGCCAGGAATGTCGTGGTCATCTTCTGCTCGGGCGCGTGCGCGCACCTCGAGACCTGGGACTACAAGCCCGAGTTGTTCCGGAGGCACGGGCAACCGATGCCGGGGTCGGAGAGTCTGATCACCTTTCAGGGGGAGAACGGAGCCCTGGCCCGGCCGCACTGGGAGTTCCGCCCGCGCGGCCAGTCGGGAAAGATGATTTCGGACATGCTGCCGAGACTGGCGGACATGGCGGACGACTTCTGCTTCATCCATTCGATGACCGCGAAGTCGAACACGCACGGTCCGGCGGAGAACCAGATGAGCACCGGGTTCATCCTCGACGGGTTCCCGAGCATGGGGGCGTGGGTGAGTTACGCGCTGGGCACCGAGAACCGGGATCTGCCGGCCTACGTGGCCATCCCCGATCCGCGCGGCGTGCCGCAGGTCGGGCCCAACCATTGGAGTTCGGCCTTCCTGCCGGCGGTGTTCCAGGGGGTCGCCTTCAACGCCGACGAGCCGATTCCCAATCTCGCCACCCCGGCCGGCATCGGCGAGGCGGGGGACCGTCAGGCCCGGGACTTCCTCCGGTTCCTGAACGACCGGCACCTGGCGACGCATCCCGGCGACACCGACCTGAGCGCACGCATCGCCAGTTATGAACTGGCCGCCCGGATGCAGCTCAGCGCGGCGGAGGTCGGCGACTTCTCGGGGGAATCCAGGGCGACGCTCGCCTTGTATGGCGTGGACGACCCGAACACGCTGAAGGCGCGGTTCGCCCGGAACTGCCTGCTGGCGCGGCGCCTGGTCGAGCGCGGGGTGCGGTTCGTCCAGCTCTTCAACGGGGCCTACGCCATGGGCGAGGGGGTGGGCAACTGGGACGGACACAAAACCCTCAAGGAGCAGTACGATGTGCATCGGGAAATCCTCGACCAGCCGGCCGCCGCCCTCCTCCAGGACATGAAGGCCCGAGGTCTCCTGCAGGACACCGTGGTCGCCTGGGTCACCGAGTTCGGCCGCATGCCCACGTTCCAGAAGGATGCCAGCGGCCGGGACCACAATCCGCACGGCTTCACCGTCTGGCTCACCGGCGCCGGGGTCCGGCCTGGATTCAGTTACGGGCAGACGGACGAGTTCGGGTACCGGGCGGTGGAGAACCCCTGCACCATCTACGATCTGCACGCCACCCTCCTGCACCTGCTCGGCGTCGATCACGAACGGCTCAGCTACTACCACAACGGCATCGAACGCCGCTTGACCGACGTCCACGGGCACGTCATCGAACCGGTCCTGGCATGATTCATGACCGGCAGGGATCGGTTCATCCGGCCAGTCCGGCCGTGATGCGGATGATCCGGTCCAGCGGGGTGCGCGGGCGGTAGCCGGTCAGGCGTTCGAGCTTCTCGAGGGACGGTCGTCTTCGTTGCATGTCCTCGAACCCGGGCGCATAGGCCTGCTCGTAGGGGATGTTTTCGAGGGGGGCGCCGGACCCGGTCCCGGCGAGGACCCGGCGGGCAAGTTCGAGAATCGAGATCTCTTCGTCGTTGCCCACGTTCACCACCTGGCCCAGCGCCTCCGGCGCGCGCCACAACCGTACCAGGGCCTCGACGGTGTCGTGGACCAGGCAGAAACAGCGGGACTGATGTCCCGTTCCAAAGACCCGCAGCGGCTGTCCGGTCCGGGCCGCCTCGATGAAGCGCGGGAGAACCATTCCGTACCGGCCGGTCTGCCGGGGGCCGACGGTATTGAACAGGCGGACGATGATGGTGCCCAGCCCGCGTTCCCGGGCGTAGGCGAGCGTCAGGAACTCGTCCATGAGTTTCGAGCAGGCGTAGCTCCAGCGTCCCAGGTGGGGCGGGCCGATGAGGAGATCGTCCTCCTCGCGAAAGACGTCGCGCTGGCTCTTGCCGTACACTTCGGAGGTCGAGGTGAAGAGGAGTGGCACCCGCGCGGCGGCGGCGGAGCGGAGGACGGCCTCGGTCTCGGCGAGGTTGTTGTGGATGGTGGCGACGGGGGAACGGACGACCAGATCGACCCCGACCGCGGCGGCCAGGTGGAAGATGAACGCAGCCCCGCCCGCGAGGGCATCGAGGCGGGCGCATTCCGAAACCCGCCCCTCGATCAGGTCGAGACAGGGATCGTTCCGGACACATGCCAGGTTGTCCGGCGTCCCGGTGGAGCCGTCATCGAGCACCACCACCCGATGTCCGTCGGCAAGGAGACGTTCGACCAGGTGGGACCCGATGAATCCGGCCCCGCCGGTGACCAGCACGTGTCGTCCGCTCATGAGGCGGACATGGTATCGCGAAGCCCCGGCCGGGGAACAGCCGGCGGCTCAACGGCGCTGCGAAGGGCATGCCAAAGAGGAAGGGAGTTTGCCGGCGGGCATCCGGGCGGATAGCTTGGAGGCACAATCCGGGCCGGAAGGATTTCAGTGGTCATCCGGTGGCGGGCTCACCCAGGATCACCCACGATCACACGAAAGGACGACGCATGGCGCAGGCAATCATGAACCCTGAGGAGGTGCGGCGGTTCGCCGAGGAGTTGAAGCGGTTCAACGTGGATCTGCAGGCGCGGATGGCGTCGCTGCAGGCCCGGTTTGCGGCCCTGGGGGACACCTGGCAGGACCAGGAACACGAGAAGTTCGCCGAGGAATTCCGGGCGACCCTCCGGTCACTCAAGCATTTCGTCGAGGTGGCCGACCGGCATGCGCCGTATCTCCTCCGCAAGGCGGGCCGGATCGAGGAGTACCTGAAACAGCGCTAGGAGCCGCCTATGCCGGAACGGGCGCATGTGGGGTCGGTCGAGGCAGTCGAGGCCTTCCGGGCCCGTCTGATCGGCTACCTCGACAAGGCGCGTCCGGTGCTCGAGGAAGTGAGCGCCGACCTTCGAAAAGTGCAGTACTGGCTCGAAACCGAGCAGCGGGTCCATTGGGAACGCGAACTGCGCCGGCGCGAACGGGCCCTGGACGAGGCGAAGCAATCCCTGTTCAGCGCCCAGCTCTCCGACTTCCGGGAGGCGGGAGCCTTCGAACAGTCGGCCGTCCACCGTGCCCGGCGCGCCCTCGAGGAATGCCGGGAGTCGCTCGATCGTGTGCGCCGCTGGAGCCGGGACCTCGGGCCGCGCACCGAACCGCTGACCCGCCGCGTTCAGGCGCTCGACACCGTCTTCTCCCACGAGATGGCCATGGCCGTGGCCTTTCTCACCGAGGTGGTCCGCCACCTGGCCGCCTATGCCGGCCTCCGGCCTTCCACCGGTCCAGGCGAGCCCCACCTCCCGTCCACGGCCATGCCGCCCGCCCCGGCCCCGGCCAACCCATCCGAACCGCCCCCCAACGATGGGAGGCCACCGTGAGCCTCGGTTCGAGTCGGGCACGCCTCACCGGGTTGACCCGCGAACTGATGGCACACTGGCAGGAGACAAAGGAAACCTGGGATGATGCGAAAAGCGCCGAGTTCGAAGCCCGCTTCCTGACGCCCCTGACGGCGGCGGTGGACCGCGCCTCGGAAGCCCTGGAGCACCTCGACGAACTGGTGAACAAGGTGCGGAAGGATTGTGAGTAGACGCCAGGACCTCGCCGCCATGCCCCGATCATGAGATGTCTCGACTCGACCCTGGATCTGCTCGACGGATGGCGTGACAGCCTCCGCGACCTCGCGGCCCGTCGCGCCGCCGAGGACGCCCGCCACCGCAAAGCCCTCGCCCTCGAACTGGCCCGGGCGCGGGCCGGTCTGGACAACGAGGATCAGCGCCACGCGGAGGCGGCTCAACGAACGTCCGAATGGTTCCGACAGGCCCTGGCCCGCACGGACGAACGCCATCGCTCCCGGTCCGGCCGCCTGGAACGCGCCAAACGCCAGGCCGGAAGATCGATGCTCGAACGGATCGAGGCGCGTGAAGGTCAGCGGAAATA
Proteins encoded in this region:
- a CDS encoding DUF1501 domain-containing protein yields the protein MNANPISHAGRWMMRRRDFLRYGGTGLSGLALTTLLSEQGLLRAGTGPIRPEWNPEDPLAPRQPHFPAKARNVVVIFCSGACAHLETWDYKPELFRRHGQPMPGSESLITFQGENGALARPHWEFRPRGQSGKMISDMLPRLADMADDFCFIHSMTAKSNTHGPAENQMSTGFILDGFPSMGAWVSYALGTENRDLPAYVAIPDPRGVPQVGPNHWSSAFLPAVFQGVAFNADEPIPNLATPAGIGEAGDRQARDFLRFLNDRHLATHPGDTDLSARIASYELAARMQLSAAEVGDFSGESRATLALYGVDDPNTLKARFARNCLLARRLVERGVRFVQLFNGAYAMGEGVGNWDGHKTLKEQYDVHREILDQPAAALLQDMKARGLLQDTVVAWVTEFGRMPTFQKDASGRDHNPHGFTVWLTGAGVRPGFSYGQTDEFGYRAVENPCTIYDLHATLLHLLGVDHERLSYYHNGIERRLTDVHGHVIEPVLA
- a CDS encoding NAD-dependent epimerase/dehydratase family protein — its product is MSGRHVLVTGGAGFIGSHLVERLLADGHRVVVLDDGSTGTPDNLACVRNDPCLDLIEGRVSECARLDALAGGAAFIFHLAAAVGVDLVVRSPVATIHNNLAETEAVLRSAAAARVPLLFTSTSEVYGKSQRDVFREEDDLLIGPPHLGRWSYACSKLMDEFLTLAYARERGLGTIIVRLFNTVGPRQTGRYGMVLPRFIEAARTGQPLRVFGTGHQSRCFCLVHDTVEALVRLWRAPEALGQVVNVGNDEEISILELARRVLAGTGSGAPLENIPYEQAYAPGFEDMQRRRPSLEKLERLTGYRPRTPLDRIIRITAGLAG
- a CDS encoding WXG100 family type VII secretion target gives rise to the protein MAQAIMNPEEVRRFAEELKRFNVDLQARMASLQARFAALGDTWQDQEHEKFAEEFRATLRSLKHFVEVADRHAPYLLRKAGRIEEYLKQR